The Desulfobacterales bacterium genome window below encodes:
- a CDS encoding diaminopimelate decarboxylase codes for MPMTDQFKDRLFPVLAAVSAHFGTPFHIYDEAGIRATAESLTKAFSGIKGFREFFAVKALPNPSILKIMENMGFGFDCSSIPEILLSRKVGGYGEDIMLTSNNTSREEFRVAAADGGCILNLDDVSLIPKVPEMPELICFRYNPGPLRTGNSIIGNPVEAKYGVSHEQILAAYRDARALGAKRFGLHTMLASNELNYVYMVQTAEMILELAGWIGNELGIRFEFLNIGGGFGIPYKPMDAPLNIDVMAKEITQRFHRFGEQNGYMPKLFIESGRYMTGPHGVLVTKAINHKNIYRKYIGVDACMSALMRPGMYGAYHHISVLGKEDSAKRVTVDVVGSLCENNDKFAIQRDLPEITEGDILIIHDTGAHGHAMGFNYNGKLRPQELLLRVDGRVELIRRAETVDDYFSTFNFDEKIFTPAAGSR; via the coding sequence ATGCCCATGACGGATCAGTTCAAGGACCGCCTTTTTCCTGTTTTAGCGGCGGTCAGCGCCCATTTCGGAACCCCTTTTCATATTTATGATGAGGCCGGTATCCGCGCCACTGCCGAGTCGCTTACAAAGGCCTTTTCCGGGATAAAAGGGTTTCGGGAGTTCTTTGCCGTAAAGGCTCTCCCGAATCCGAGTATCTTAAAGATTATGGAAAACATGGGGTTCGGGTTCGACTGCAGTTCGATTCCGGAAATCCTGCTGAGCCGAAAAGTCGGGGGATATGGCGAAGACATCATGTTGACGTCCAACAATACCAGCAGGGAAGAATTCAGGGTTGCAGCCGCAGATGGCGGATGCATTCTGAACCTGGACGATGTATCGCTGATTCCCAAGGTGCCGGAAATGCCCGAGCTCATCTGTTTTCGATACAATCCGGGTCCCCTACGAACCGGAAATTCGATTATCGGCAATCCGGTTGAGGCCAAGTACGGCGTCAGCCATGAACAGATCCTGGCTGCCTACCGGGATGCCCGGGCCCTGGGGGCAAAACGGTTCGGTCTTCACACCATGCTGGCCTCAAATGAACTCAATTATGTTTATATGGTGCAGACCGCTGAAATGATTTTGGAACTGGCCGGGTGGATCGGAAACGAACTCGGCATCCGTTTTGAGTTTTTAAATATCGGCGGCGGTTTCGGCATCCCTTACAAACCAATGGATGCACCGCTCAATATAGATGTTATGGCAAAGGAGATTACGCAGAGGTTCCATCGATTCGGTGAGCAGAACGGTTATATGCCGAAGCTGTTTATTGAAAGCGGCCGCTATATGACCGGACCCCACGGGGTGCTGGTGACCAAAGCGATCAATCACAAAAACATATACCGGAAATATATCGGGGTTGATGCCTGCATGTCGGCCCTGATGCGACCCGGCATGTACGGCGCGTATCACCACATCAGTGTCCTGGGGAAGGAAGATAGCGCCAAACGAGTGACCGTGGATGTGGTGGGGTCGCTCTGTGAGAACAACGATAAGTTTGCGATCCAGCGGGATCTGCCGGAAATAACCGAGGGCGACATCCTCATTATCCATGACACCGGCGCACACGGGCATGCCATGGGGTTTAATTACAACGGCAAACTGAGGCCCCAGGAGCTTTTACTGCGGGTCGACGGTCGGGTGGAGTTGATTCGCCGGGCAGAAACCGTTGACGATTATTTCAGCACCTTTAATTTTGATGAAAAGATTTTCACACCGGCAGCCGGTTCGCGATAG
- a CDS encoding HAD-IA family hydrolase has product MIPHKPFHVKAVLFDFDGTLTEPGALNFTRIKKAIGCPADKPILEYIETLKDPHHRREAMDKLVRFEIEGAEKSVPNSGAEETISYLRSKGLRVGIISRNGRESILRALQNFSHLNAADFSLIISRDDPVRPKPNPDGILLAAKTFGINTAELLMVGDYVFDIQAGLQAGAVTVLLDNRTEPDPAMPPSDYKISRLADLKKIIRPGLPLSIGKLPNELLGEFLGKVASRDPAILIHPGIGEDTTAVDVQKEEVVVLKSDPITFVTDSIGRFAVLINANDIATSGARPRWFLTSLLFPCGTTASQIWQVMHELKTVCQQWGILLCGGHTEVTDAVLRPVVTGMLAGTVLRKDLIDKRNIQTGDVVLLSKAVAVEGTAIIAAEFGDKLKRQGLTDKEIDACKGFLESLSVLEEARLAGGSKGVVAMHDVTEGGLATALDELSIAGGHEIRVEMDKIPVFTETHKLCKLLKLDPLGLIGSGSLLICCRKNALETLLARIRRAGIRITPIGEILEKGQGVKAFRQGLPVEWPAFEVDEITRLFRPL; this is encoded by the coding sequence ATGATACCCCATAAGCCTTTCCATGTTAAGGCTGTTCTGTTCGACTTTGACGGCACGCTGACCGAGCCGGGGGCCCTGAATTTCACCAGGATCAAAAAGGCCATCGGCTGCCCCGCCGACAAACCCATCCTGGAATATATCGAGACCCTGAAGGATCCCCATCACCGCCGGGAAGCAATGGATAAACTGGTCCGGTTTGAAATCGAAGGGGCTGAGAAATCCGTTCCCAATTCCGGTGCGGAAGAAACAATTTCCTATTTGCGATCCAAGGGCCTTCGGGTCGGCATTATCAGCCGCAATGGCCGCGAATCCATCCTGCGGGCGCTGCAGAATTTCAGCCATCTGAACGCTGCCGACTTTAGTCTGATCATATCCCGGGACGATCCGGTCCGACCGAAACCCAACCCGGACGGCATCCTGCTGGCTGCTAAGACTTTTGGGATAAATACCGCCGAGTTGTTAATGGTGGGAGATTATGTCTTTGATATTCAGGCCGGGCTTCAGGCCGGCGCTGTCACGGTACTGCTGGATAATCGAACCGAACCGGATCCCGCCATGCCGCCCAGCGATTATAAGATTTCACGCCTGGCCGATTTGAAAAAAATCATCCGCCCGGGACTGCCGCTGTCGATCGGCAAATTGCCCAATGAACTCCTGGGTGAATTTCTGGGCAAGGTCGCTTCCCGGGATCCTGCGATTCTGATCCATCCGGGAATCGGTGAAGATACGACTGCCGTGGATGTGCAAAAGGAGGAAGTGGTTGTTCTCAAGTCAGATCCCATCACGTTTGTTACGGATTCCATCGGGCGATTCGCCGTTCTGATAAATGCCAATGATATTGCTACATCCGGGGCCCGGCCGCGCTGGTTTCTGACGTCGCTGCTGTTTCCCTGCGGGACGACCGCTTCGCAAATCTGGCAGGTCATGCATGAACTCAAAACCGTCTGTCAACAGTGGGGGATCCTCTTGTGCGGCGGCCATACCGAGGTTACCGATGCGGTTTTGCGGCCGGTGGTGACGGGGATGCTGGCGGGAACGGTTTTGCGAAAAGATTTGATTGATAAACGCAACATTCAAACCGGAGATGTGGTGTTACTCAGCAAGGCCGTTGCCGTGGAAGGAACCGCCATCATTGCCGCCGAGTTCGGCGATAAACTCAAACGGCAGGGGCTGACGGACAAGGAAATCGACGCCTGTAAAGGCTTCCTGGAGAGCCTCAGCGTCTTGGAAGAAGCACGACTGGCCGGGGGCAGCAAAGGGGTGGTCGCCATGCATGACGTTACCGAAGGGGGGCTGGCCACGGCGTTGGATGAATTGAGCATTGCCGGCGGTCATGAAATCCGCGTCGAGATGGACAAAATCCCTGTTTTCACCGAAACCCATAAGCTTTGCAAATTGCTCAAGCTGGATCCCCTGGGTCTGATCGGATCCGGCAGTCTGCTGATCTGTTGTCGCAAAAACGCACTGGAGACCCTATTGGCGCGTATCCGGAGGGCCGGAATACGGATAACCCCCATCGGCGAGATATTGGAGAAAGGCCAAGGTGTGAAAGCCTTTCGACAGGGTCTTCCGGTTGAATGGCCCGCCTTTGAGGTGGATGAAATCACCCGCCTTTTCCGTCCTTTATGA
- a CDS encoding M20/M25/M40 family metallo-hydrolase, translating to MDSHLEKLPSMVDAIRAIKEIIITNIVLIGQIPSPTFKEEKRTRIFMERLAEAQVDECTTDAYGNPIGIVKGTSEANPPIFVVAHLDTFFGEDVDHNFTVKKKTISGPGILDNSAGVGVLASLPEIMRTLGIGFKSDIVLVGDIQSIGKGNLRGIRNLLKTWPTPIRGAVCIEGGELGRLNYYSDGMRRCEITCSIPSTFRWTHKFRPNAILILHEVINQILKMRLPQKPRARVIIGKIAGGVDYGEIAQDAILGFEIQSDTDKMVKAIYRDIKDIKNGISHEHEVELQLRTVSSLNAARLRFNHPLVKSAAEVLKKLELKPVSVSSETELSIFLFHKIPAVTIGITKGENYHLENAVIKIAPIYKGIAQLIGILMAIDSGVCDEQ from the coding sequence ATGGACAGCCATTTAGAAAAATTACCATCCATGGTTGATGCCATCAGGGCCATCAAGGAGATTATTATCACCAATATCGTTCTGATCGGCCAGATTCCCTCTCCGACATTCAAGGAAGAAAAGCGCACCCGGATTTTTATGGAACGCCTGGCAGAAGCACAGGTTGATGAATGCACGACCGATGCATATGGCAACCCCATCGGAATTGTCAAAGGGACTTCCGAAGCCAACCCGCCGATTTTTGTGGTGGCGCACCTGGATACTTTCTTTGGTGAGGATGTCGACCACAACTTCACCGTCAAAAAAAAGACCATTTCAGGGCCGGGGATACTGGACAATTCCGCCGGCGTCGGGGTGTTGGCGTCCTTGCCGGAAATTATGCGCACATTGGGCATTGGCTTTAAATCGGATATCGTCCTGGTCGGCGATATTCAATCCATCGGCAAGGGGAATCTTCGCGGCATCCGCAACCTCTTAAAAACCTGGCCGACGCCCATCCGGGGGGCTGTCTGCATCGAGGGGGGGGAACTCGGACGGCTTAATTACTACTCGGACGGAATGCGGCGATGTGAAATCACCTGCAGCATACCATCGACATTCAGATGGACACACAAATTCAGGCCCAACGCGATCCTGATATTACATGAAGTCATCAATCAAATTTTAAAAATGCGCCTGCCGCAAAAACCGCGCGCACGGGTCATCATCGGCAAAATCGCCGGCGGCGTTGATTATGGGGAGATCGCCCAGGACGCCATCCTGGGATTTGAAATCCAAAGTGATACCGATAAAATGGTCAAAGCCATTTATCGGGATATCAAGGACATTAAGAACGGCATCAGTCACGAACACGAGGTCGAGCTGCAGCTGCGAACCGTCAGCAGCCTGAATGCCGCCCGACTCAGGTTCAACCACCCGCTGGTGAAAAGCGCCGCCGAAGTCCTCAAAAAACTGGAGTTAAAGCCGGTCAGCGTTTCCAGCGAAACAGAGCTTTCCATTTTTCTCTTTCACAAGATACCGGCCGTCACCATCGGCATTACCAAGGGGGAAAATTACCATCTGGAAAACGCCGTCATCAAGATCGCGCCCATCTATAAAGGGATTGCTCAGTTGATCGGCATACTGATGGCGATTGACAGCGGGGTATGCGATGAACAATAG
- a CDS encoding glucosyl-3-phosphoglycerate synthase codes for MNNSWLNKNTFHYAEFRDLERLVTEKQKKKITISLCLPTLNEEKTIAKEIVIMKSELMTRYPLLDEIVVVDSGSTDRTRKIAREYGADVYEAANILPQQGHFRGKGENLWKALYVTRGDIIVYLDADIKNIHHRFVYALVAPLLLYDGIKFCKAFYDRPIATGEKKMRQTGGGRVTELVIRPLFSLFFPELTQIIQPLSGEYACFRDVLEKIPFPIGYGIETSMILDIYERWGLDVMAQVDLEKRVHRNQGIKALGKMAFVILNTFARRIEKQGFIKINKSTYSEMIQYNLVKSQYQADIFKIEGVERPPMIEIPEYREKFNIH; via the coding sequence ATGAACAATAGCTGGCTCAATAAAAACACGTTCCACTACGCCGAGTTCCGCGATCTGGAGCGGCTGGTGACGGAAAAACAAAAAAAGAAAATTACAATTTCGCTATGCCTGCCGACCTTGAATGAAGAGAAAACAATCGCAAAGGAAATCGTGATCATGAAGTCGGAGTTGATGACGCGATATCCTTTGCTGGACGAAATTGTTGTGGTGGACTCCGGATCAACCGACCGGACCCGTAAGATTGCCAGGGAATATGGCGCCGATGTTTACGAGGCCGCAAATATCCTGCCGCAGCAGGGTCATTTTAGAGGTAAGGGCGAGAACCTGTGGAAGGCGCTTTACGTTACCCGGGGCGACATTATCGTCTACCTGGATGCCGATATTAAAAATATTCATCATCGGTTTGTCTATGCGCTGGTGGCCCCGCTGCTTCTTTACGACGGGATTAAATTTTGCAAGGCGTTTTATGACCGGCCCATCGCCACCGGGGAAAAAAAGATGCGCCAGACCGGCGGCGGCCGGGTAACCGAGCTGGTCATCCGGCCGCTCTTTTCGCTGTTTTTTCCGGAATTGACTCAAATCATTCAGCCGCTCTCGGGTGAGTATGCCTGTTTCCGGGATGTGCTGGAAAAAATTCCATTCCCCATCGGATATGGTATAGAAACCAGTATGATACTGGATATCTATGAACGCTGGGGGCTGGATGTCATGGCCCAGGTAGATCTTGAAAAGCGAGTCCACAGAAATCAGGGCATAAAGGCGTTGGGAAAAATGGCTTTTGTCATTCTGAATACATTTGCGCGGCGTATCGAAAAGCAGGGATTTATCAAAATAAACAAATCAACCTATTCCGAAATGATTCAATATAACCTTGTCAAGTCGCAGTACCAGGCGGATATTTTTAAAATTGAGGGGGTTGAGCGGCCGCCCATGATCGAAATCCCGGAATATCGCGAAAAATTCAATATCCATTAA
- the moaA gene encoding GTP 3',8-cyclase MoaA, with translation MLNQKLIDPYNRVLNYLRVSITDHCNLRCMYCVPQEDIPWLSHDQVLRYEEILRLIKIGAGMGIAKVRITGGEPLVRKGVYDFLTDLKKINGLSDISLTTNGVLLAENIVRIQAAGIRRINVSLDTLNRQKYKEITGHDQYEKVWRGILSAHEMDLGPIKINVVALKGINDDELVDFARLSFLYPFHIRFIEHMPIGTSGAKIGQHLLAPEIKARLGSLGQLIPIEKGTLDGPAERFKLRDAVGEVGFIRPLSRHFCAHCNRLRLTASGQLRTCLLSDNQVDLKGPLRRGCSDNELAEIVLNAVRHKPSEHHLSDDCPGNVNSHMSAIGG, from the coding sequence TTGCTGAATCAGAAACTCATCGACCCATACAACCGGGTCCTGAATTATCTGCGGGTATCCATCACCGATCATTGTAACCTCCGGTGTATGTATTGTGTCCCGCAGGAGGATATTCCCTGGCTGTCCCATGACCAGGTTTTAAGATATGAAGAGATCCTGCGCCTGATAAAAATCGGGGCAGGCATGGGCATCGCAAAGGTTCGCATCACCGGGGGCGAGCCGCTTGTCCGCAAAGGTGTTTACGATTTTCTAACAGATCTGAAAAAAATCAACGGCCTTTCCGATATATCCCTGACAACCAATGGCGTTCTGCTGGCTGAAAATATTGTTCGAATCCAGGCTGCCGGCATCCGAAGAATCAACGTCAGCCTGGACACCTTAAACCGTCAGAAATATAAGGAAATAACCGGGCATGATCAGTATGAAAAGGTCTGGCGGGGTATACTCTCCGCCCATGAGATGGACCTGGGACCGATTAAGATCAATGTCGTGGCACTTAAAGGCATCAATGATGATGAACTGGTCGATTTCGCCAGATTGAGCTTTTTATACCCCTTTCATATCCGGTTTATCGAACACATGCCCATCGGCACTTCCGGCGCAAAGATCGGGCAGCACCTGCTGGCGCCGGAGATAAAAGCCCGCCTCGGTTCCTTGGGTCAGTTGATCCCCATCGAAAAAGGGACACTTGACGGCCCGGCCGAACGGTTCAAATTAAGGGATGCCGTTGGAGAAGTCGGTTTTATACGCCCCCTGAGCAGGCACTTTTGCGCCCACTGCAACCGCTTAAGACTCACTGCCAGCGGCCAGTTGAGAACCTGCCTTTTATCGGACAACCAGGTAGACCTGAAGGGACCGCTGCGCAGGGGCTGTTCGGACAACGAACTGGCTGAAATTGTATTGAATGCCGTCCGGCACAAACCTTCCGAGCACCACCTGTCCGACGATTGCCCCGGAAACGTTAACAGCCATATGTCGGCCATCGGGGGCTGA
- the xth gene encoding exodeoxyribonuclease III — MRLASFNANGIRARLPVILSWLQKEAPDVLCLQETKVQDPDFPAGPFKEKGYHCTYRGEKSYNGVAVLSKIAPQEVRFGFDDSLEFEGTRLVSVKIEGLHIVNAYVPQGQAPDSEKFRYKLDWLKRLDQYFRTRFSAALPVIWTGDFNVAPEPMDVYDPEGLTGSIGYHPAEHQALSILKKWGFVDIFRKHNPEGKAFTFWDYRIPNAVKRGLGWRIDHIWATPSLAEKSLSAWIDKDARLMERPSDHTFIVAEFDLSVA; from the coding sequence GTGAGGCTTGCCAGTTTTAACGCCAACGGAATCCGGGCCCGATTGCCGGTGATCCTTTCCTGGCTCCAAAAAGAAGCGCCGGATGTCCTTTGCCTGCAGGAGACCAAGGTGCAGGATCCAGATTTTCCGGCCGGGCCATTCAAGGAAAAAGGGTACCATTGCACCTATCGGGGGGAGAAAAGTTATAACGGTGTGGCGGTCCTGTCGAAAATTGCACCGCAAGAGGTTCGCTTCGGCTTTGACGACAGCCTTGAATTCGAAGGGACGCGGCTTGTTTCAGTCAAGATTGAAGGTCTCCATATCGTCAACGCATATGTCCCCCAGGGGCAGGCGCCGGATTCGGAAAAATTTCGCTATAAACTGGACTGGCTCAAGCGTCTGGATCAATATTTCAGGACCCGTTTCAGCGCTGCATTGCCGGTTATCTGGACCGGAGATTTCAATGTTGCGCCGGAGCCCATGGATGTCTATGATCCGGAGGGTTTGACGGGGAGCATCGGTTATCACCCGGCGGAACACCAGGCACTTTCTATACTGAAAAAATGGGGCTTTGTTGATATATTTCGAAAACACAACCCGGAAGGCAAGGCGTTTACATTCTGGGACTATCGGATTCCCAATGCGGTCAAGCGGGGTTTGGGCTGGCGTATCGATCATATCTGGGCCACCCCGAGTCTGGCTGAAAAATCCCTGTCGGCCTGGATCGACAAAGACGCCCGCCTGATGGAGCGGCCTTCGGACCATACGTTTATCGTGGCGGAATTTGATTTGTCTGTGGCGTAA
- the serC gene encoding 3-phosphoserine/phosphohydroxythreonine transaminase, whose translation MKKNRIYNFNPGPAALPLPVLEEIQASLLNYAGSGMSITEISHRSKWFDDIVNDAVARTRRLLNLGKDFHVVFLQGGASLQFNMVPMNFLPDGKSADYINTGTWSTKAIKEAAVLGKAVKVIASSEDKNFSYIPSTVTVNKDAAYVHITSNNTIKGTQWQTFPDTGGVPIIADMSSDMMSRPFKAAPFGLIYAGAQKNIGPAGVTMVIIRDDMLAGIPDKMPAMLSYKSFVSTNSMYNTPPCFAVYTVQLVLKWLEETIGGLAKMEALNRKKAKVLYDIFDSGDFYRGTAEPASRSLMNVTFRLPGEALEKIFVMEATQNDLDGLKGHRSVGGCRASLYNAVSLNAVEALSDFMKAFEQKHG comes from the coding sequence ATGAAAAAAAACAGGATCTATAATTTTAACCCGGGACCGGCGGCATTGCCCCTGCCTGTTCTCGAAGAAATTCAGGCTTCATTATTAAATTATGCCGGATCGGGCATGTCCATTACCGAAATCAGTCATCGATCCAAATGGTTTGACGATATCGTCAACGATGCCGTTGCCCGAACCCGGCGGCTGCTCAATCTGGGTAAAGACTTCCATGTTGTTTTTCTCCAGGGAGGCGCCAGCCTGCAGTTTAACATGGTGCCCATGAACTTTCTCCCGGATGGAAAATCAGCCGATTATATCAATACCGGCACATGGTCGACCAAAGCCATCAAAGAAGCTGCAGTTCTGGGGAAAGCCGTTAAAGTGATTGCATCGTCCGAGGATAAAAACTTTTCTTATATACCCTCAACGGTTACCGTGAATAAAGACGCGGCTTATGTCCATATCACGTCCAACAACACCATTAAAGGCACCCAGTGGCAAACCTTTCCGGATACCGGCGGGGTGCCGATCATCGCGGACATGTCGTCGGATATGATGAGCCGACCGTTTAAGGCCGCACCGTTCGGACTGATCTACGCCGGCGCCCAGAAAAATATAGGCCCGGCCGGTGTCACTATGGTCATCATCCGGGACGATATGCTCGCCGGGATCCCCGATAAAATGCCGGCGATGCTGTCTTATAAATCCTTTGTTTCAACCAACTCCATGTATAACACCCCGCCCTGTTTCGCGGTATATACGGTGCAGCTCGTATTGAAATGGCTGGAAGAGACCATCGGCGGACTTGCCAAGATGGAAGCGCTGAACCGAAAAAAGGCCAAAGTCCTCTATGACATTTTCGACAGCGGTGACTTTTACCGGGGTACGGCCGAACCCGCCAGTCGCTCTCTGATGAACGTAACCTTCCGCCTTCCCGGCGAAGCGCTCGAAAAAATATTTGTAATGGAAGCAACGCAAAACGATCTGGATGGCCTCAAGGGGCATCGCTCGGTGGGGGGTTGCCGGGCATCGCTCTACAACGCCGTGAGTTTAAACGCGGTTGAAGCACTGTCCGATTTTATGAAGGCATTCGAGCAGAAACACGGATAA
- the hisD gene encoding histidinol dehydrogenase: protein MKTYHYPSKAAELRLAAIVNRGLGFKKKDLAAVTRIIADVEKNGDKALIKYANRFDSPKLDIRSLQVTPAEFKQAAKKVGKPFMRALNRAFAQIEAFHQKQLTRSWLDTSNAGKLLGQLVNPVDSAGVYVPGGTGGKTPLVSSVLMGAIPAKIAGVRKISLVTPPDKDGAVNPHILAAAKKVGVDAVYKIGSAWAIAALAYGTETVPQCNVIVGPGNIYVTLAKKILAGTVGIDIIAGPSEILIIADSTATPAFIAADLLSQAEHDRFASAVMVTTSVKLAQAVADAVDSQLRNLARKDIAAKSLETYGAIMIVPDIETAFEFANRIAPEHLELHIQHPLEQIGRIQNAGAVFIGDYTPEPVGDYIAGPNHVLPTAGTARFASALSVDNFIKKTSLIYYSKEAFRKEAVDIMRLAETEGLDAHANSVKVRL from the coding sequence ATGAAAACGTATCATTATCCGTCCAAGGCAGCGGAGTTGCGGTTGGCTGCAATCGTGAACCGGGGCCTGGGGTTTAAGAAAAAGGATCTGGCGGCCGTCACCCGCATCATTGCGGATGTTGAAAAGAATGGCGATAAGGCCCTGATAAAATACGCGAATCGATTTGATTCACCCAAGCTGGACATCCGATCGCTTCAGGTTACGCCGGCGGAATTTAAACAAGCTGCCAAAAAAGTGGGCAAACCTTTTATGCGGGCTTTGAATCGGGCGTTTGCCCAGATTGAGGCTTTTCATCAAAAGCAACTGACCCGATCATGGCTGGACACCTCCAATGCGGGAAAGCTGCTGGGACAGCTGGTCAATCCGGTGGACTCGGCCGGGGTTTACGTCCCCGGAGGTACCGGCGGCAAAACGCCCCTGGTATCCTCTGTGTTGATGGGGGCGATTCCAGCCAAAATCGCAGGGGTAAGAAAGATTTCACTGGTGACGCCTCCCGATAAGGATGGTGCGGTGAATCCGCATATCCTGGCTGCGGCCAAAAAGGTCGGGGTTGACGCCGTGTATAAAATCGGCAGTGCCTGGGCCATTGCCGCCCTGGCATACGGCACCGAAACCGTACCGCAATGCAATGTCATCGTCGGACCCGGCAATATTTATGTAACCCTCGCCAAAAAAATACTGGCGGGAACCGTGGGGATCGATATCATCGCCGGCCCCAGCGAAATTCTGATCATTGCAGACAGCACGGCAACGCCGGCGTTCATTGCCGCGGACCTGTTGTCCCAGGCCGAACATGACCGTTTTGCTTCGGCCGTGATGGTGACGACTTCCGTAAAACTGGCCCAAGCGGTCGCCGATGCTGTCGACAGCCAGCTCCGGAATTTAGCCCGTAAAGACATTGCCGCAAAATCCCTTGAAACATACGGCGCCATCATGATCGTGCCGGATATCGAGACGGCCTTTGAATTTGCGAACCGGATCGCACCGGAGCATTTGGAGCTTCATATTCAGCATCCCCTGGAGCAGATCGGCCGGATTCAAAATGCCGGGGCTGTTTTTATCGGCGATTATACACCGGAGCCTGTGGGCGACTACATTGCAGGCCCCAATCACGTTCTGCCCACGGCTGGAACCGCCCGGTTCGCTTCGGCCCTGTCGGTTGACAATTTCATCAAAAAGACCAGCCTGATATACTATTCCAAAGAGGCATTCAGGAAAGAGGCCGTGGATATCATGCGTCTGGCCGAGACGGAAGGGCTGGATGCCCACGCCAATTCCGTAAAGGTGCGGTTGTAG
- a CDS encoding NAD(P)-dependent oxidoreductase yields the protein MLKPKVFIFSPADPTGETYRQMASDGCDVVLGDASWHTPMGNNEEDMCEMAKGADALSGTSIRSSPITARIMASAPELRIIAKTTIGVDDVDLTAATERGVLVTHCPAEANWSGVAEGTLAIILTLLKKPRERDEAVKRGEWRDPALQGRYIGRRQDGYAGLTVGIIGLGRIGCRLAELLGPWRVRILACDPYVDLSRFVLCNAERVDLDTLLRESDIVSLHVTLTEETRMMIGSRELGLMKPDAILVNTARGQVIDEDAMIRALQNGKLAAAGLDVFQNEPLPPDSLLRELGHKVLLSLHMVTSNLNSGLKPGIEWATRSMFSALRGEVPDNVFNKEVIPKWLERFGGRKVL from the coding sequence ATGCTGAAACCCAAGGTCTTTATTTTCTCTCCGGCTGATCCCACCGGCGAAACCTACCGCCAGATGGCGTCCGACGGTTGCGATGTTGTTTTAGGGGATGCGTCCTGGCATACACCCATGGGGAACAACGAGGAAGATATGTGCGAGATGGCAAAGGGGGCCGACGCCCTTTCCGGCACGTCCATCCGCAGCAGTCCCATCACAGCCCGGATCATGGCCAGTGCGCCCGAACTTCGCATCATCGCAAAGACGACGATCGGGGTGGATGACGTTGATTTGACGGCCGCAACCGAACGGGGTGTCCTGGTGACCCACTGCCCGGCGGAGGCCAACTGGAGCGGCGTTGCCGAAGGCACTCTGGCGATCATCCTGACGCTGCTGAAAAAACCGCGTGAAAGGGATGAGGCCGTCAAGCGGGGTGAGTGGCGCGATCCGGCGCTCCAGGGGCGATATATCGGAAGGCGGCAGGACGGTTACGCCGGTTTGACGGTGGGCATCATCGGGTTGGGAAGAATTGGTTGCCGTCTGGCCGAACTGCTGGGGCCTTGGCGGGTTCGGATCCTGGCCTGTGATCCCTATGTGGACCTTTCGCGCTTTGTTCTCTGTAACGCCGAACGGGTCGATCTCGATACCCTGCTGCGGGAATCCGATATTGTCAGCCTGCATGTCACCCTGACCGAGGAGACCCGTATGATGATCGGGTCGAGGGAGCTGGGGCTGATGAAACCGGATGCGATCCTGGTGAACACCGCGCGGGGGCAGGTAATCGATGAGGACGCCATGATAAGGGCCCTGCAAAACGGCAAACTGGCGGCAGCCGGGCTGGATGTATTCCAGAACGAGCCCCTGCCGCCGGATTCATTGCTGCGCGAGCTGGGACACAAGGTGCTGCTGTCGCTCCACATGGTGACTTCGAACCTGAACAGCGGACTGAAACCGGGGATCGAATGGGCAACCCGTTCGATGTTCAGCGCTTTAAGGGGCGAGGTTCCGGACAACGTTTTCAACAAGGAGGTTATTCCCAAGTGGCTGGAGCGTTTCGGAGGACGTAAAGTTCTTTAG
- a CDS encoding response regulator: MTDTRILEGKKLLIVDDEPDVLDTLKELLDTCLIDTATDFRSARTLLDQNEYDAAVFDIMGVKGYDLLDIANKKGIPSLMLTAHALSPDNFAKSILAGAKAYLPKEKMTDIAFYLADFLQAQMNPKKPFKWFYRLKDFYESQFGKDWLEKYRELRDKYGPFYDD; the protein is encoded by the coding sequence ATGACGGATACCAGAATATTGGAGGGAAAAAAACTTCTGATCGTTGATGATGAACCGGACGTGCTGGACACTTTAAAAGAGTTGCTGGATACGTGCTTGATTGATACGGCAACCGATTTTAGATCAGCCCGAACGCTTCTTGACCAGAACGAGTATGACGCTGCCGTATTCGACATCATGGGGGTTAAGGGGTATGACCTGCTGGATATCGCCAATAAAAAAGGGATTCCATCCCTGATGCTGACTGCGCATGCACTGAGTCCGGACAATTTCGCCAAATCCATTTTGGCCGGCGCCAAGGCTTACCTACCCAAAGAAAAAATGACGGATATCGCTTTTTATCTGGCGGATTTTCTCCAGGCGCAGATGAACCCCAAAAAGCCCTTTAAATGGTTCTATCGCCTCAAGGATTTTTATGAATCGCAGTTTGGAAAGGACTGGCTCGAAAAATACAGGGAACTGAGGGATAAGTACGGGCCTTTTTACGATGATTAA